A region of Arabidopsis thaliana chromosome 5, partial sequence DNA encodes the following proteins:
- the NIG1 gene encoding calcium-binding transcription factor NIG1 (NACL-inducible gene 1 (NIG1); CONTAINS InterPro DOMAIN/s: Helix-loop-helix DNA-binding domain (InterPro:IPR001092), Helix-loop-helix DNA-binding (InterPro:IPR011598); BEST Arabidopsis thaliana protein match is: Basic helix-loop-helix (bHLH) DNA-binding family protein (TAIR:AT1G32640.1); Has 1807 Blast hits to 1807 proteins in 277 species: Archae - 0; Bacteria - 0; Metazoa - 736; Fungi - 347; Plants - 385; Viruses - 0; Other Eukaryotes - 339 (source: NCBI BLink).): MINTDDNLLMIEALLTSDPSPPLLPANLSLETTLPKRLHAVLNGTHEPWSYAIFWKPSYDDFSGEAVLKWGDGVYTGGNEEKTRGRLRRKKTILSSPEEKERRSNVIRELNLMISGEAFPVVEDDVSDDDDVEVTDMEWFFLVSMTWSFGNGSGLAGKAFASYNPVLVTGSDLIYGSGCDRAKQGGDVGLQTILCIPSHNGVLELASTEEIRPNSDLFNRIRFLFGGSKYFSGAPNSNSELFPFQLESSCSSTVTGNPNPSPVYLQNRYNLNFSTSSSTLARAPCGDVLSFGENVKQSFENRNPNTYSDQIQNVVPHATVMLEKKKGKKRGRKPAHGRDKPLNHVEAERMRREKLNHRFYALRAVVPNVSKMDKTSLLEDAVCYINELKSKAENVELEKHAIEIQFNELKEIAGQRNAIPSVCKYEEKASEMMKIEVKIMESDDAMVRVESRKDHHPGARLMNALMDLELEVNHASISVMNDLMIQQANVKMGLRIYKQEELRDLLMSKIS, translated from the coding sequence ATGATTAATACCGACGATAACTTATTGATGATCGAAGCTCTCTTGACCTCCGATCCGTCGCCACCATTACTTCCGGCGAATCTCAGCCTCGAGACTACTCTCCCGAAGCGTTTACATGCTGTGTTGAATGGAACCCACGAGCCCTGGAGTTACGCCATTTTCTGGAAACCGTCGTACGATGACTTTTCCGGTGAAGCAGTTCTCAAATGGGGCGACGGAGTTTACACTGGTGGCAACGAGGAAAAGACACGAGGGAGgttgaggaggaagaagacgattcTGTCGTCTCCGGAGGAGAAAGAGCGTCGGAGTAATGTTATTCGGGAGCTTAACTTGATGATCTCCGGCGAAGCGTTTCCGGTGGTTGAAGACGACGTCAGTGATGACGATGACGTGGAAGTGACGGATATGGAGTGGTTCTTCTTGGTTTCCATGACGTGGAGTTTTGGTAACGGATCCGGGTTAGCGGGTAAGGCGTTTGCTAGCTATAACCCGGTTTTGGTTACCGGTTCGGATCTGATTTACGGGTCGGGTTGTGATCGGGCTAAACAAGGAGGGGATGTAGGGTTACAGACCATCTTGTGTATTCCTTCACATAACGGAGTGTTGGAGCTTGCATCCACGGAGGAGATCCGACCAAATTCGGATCTTTTTAATAGGATCCGGTTTCTTTTTGGAGgatccaaatatttttctggAGCCCCGAATTCGAACTCGGAGCTTTTCCCATTTCAGTTAGAGAGCAGTTGTTCAAGTACTGTAACCGGTAACCCGAATCCTAGTCCGGTTTATCTACAGAACCGGTATAATTTGAACTTCTCGACGTCATCTTCCACATTGGCGAGAGCTCCATGCGGCGATGTACTGAGTTTTGGCGAGAATGTTAAACAGAGTTTTGAAAATCGGAACCCTAATACTTATTCTGATCAGATTCAAAACGTCGTCCCTCACGCGACGGTGatgctggagaagaagaagggaaaaaagCGCGGGAGAAAACCGGCGCATGGTAGAGACAAGCCTTTGAACCACGTGGAAGCAGAGAGGATGAGACGTGAGAAGCTAAACCACAGATTCTACGCATTACGAGCGGTTGTACCAAACGTATCGAAAATGGACAAAACGTCGTTGCTCGAAGACGCGGTTTGTTACATAAACGAGCTGAAATCAAAAGCTGAAAACGTTGAATTGGAGAAACATGCGATTGAGATTCAGTTCAATGAACTCAAGGAGATTGCAGGACAACGAAACGCAATTCCTAGCGTTTGTAAATACGAGGAAAAGGCATcagagatgatgaagatcgAAGTGAAGATTATGGAAAGTGATGATGCAATGGTTAGAGTTGAATCAAGGAAGGATCATCATCCAGGAGCGAGATTGATGAATGCTTTGATGGATTTGGAGTTAGAAGTGAATCATGCGAGCATTTCTGTGATGAACGATCTTATGATACAACAAGCGAACGTGAAGATGGGGTTGAGAATCTACAAGCAGGAAGAGCTTAGGGATTTGTTGATGTCGAAAATTAGCTGA